The genomic interval CATCGCCATTCAGTTCATGATCCATATAGAAAAAGTCAATGGACATGGTTTGCCGCTGGCTACATTATTTGAATATCCGACCATCCGGACTTTAGGTAAATTACTGGACGGACAGAACAAGCCCACTACTTATACTTCATTGGTTCCCATTAAACCATCGGGAACAAAAACCCCGATATATATTGTTCATGGAGGCGGGTATAATGTCCTTAACTTTAGTGGCATCGGACTCCATGTAGACCAGGAACAACCAGTGTTTGGCATTCAGGCACAAGGATTGGATGGCGTGGAAGAACCTATGGACAACATGGAAGACATTGCCCGTTATTATATCGAAAGCATACTGGCCCAGAATCCACACGGTCCATATGCCCTTGCAGGATATTCTTTTGGAGGTTATGTGGTGATCGAAATGGCCAGACAATTAAGAGAACTGGGACATGAGATTAAAATGCTGGGTATTTTTGATACCAATGCAAAAAACCTGGACTTCCACGGAAATAATTTCTCCGTTTTTAAAGAAAGAGTAAAGAAACAGCTGCCAAAATTCTGGTGGATCATCACTTCATTCCTGAAGGACCCTAAAGCAACAGTTAACTATCAAAGACATATCATCACCACCAGGTTAAAGGAAATCTTTGGCGGCCAGCACCAAACCGAAGCAGAAGCAGAATCAGGAGGAATATATGAGATCATGAGGCGGATTGACAAGAAGTATGATATTGCTTACCAGGCTTATAAACTGGCGCCTTTCGAAGAGAAAATACATTTGTTCAGAGCGACCGATAATGTTTACTTTGTGGAAGATTTCAAATACCTCGGATGGCAGAAATATGCCTTGAAAGGAGTAGAAGTACATGATGTCCCCGGAGATCATAAAACAATGCTGCTGGCTCCTAACGATAAAGAATTTGCAAGGACTTTACAGCAGGTATTAGATAGTGTCTCTTAAATTTTGATTGATGTCCGCCCGATTATTTTGCCAGTATACCGAGACCCTGCCTGTAAATCCAGTTCACCCGGAATTGACAGCGAATGCGCTGCTGGCCTGGACTATTGATACCGGTCTTTACCTGAACAGGATCGCCTTACTGGAAAAAGTCCTTTCTGTGGAAGAGAAAAACCGGGCCCATCGTTTTCATTTTGAAAGAGACACCAACAGATTTATCGTCAGAAGAGCGCTGTTAAAAATCCTGCTGGCCGCTTATCTGGGCTGCGAAACGCAGGAACTAAATTTCGTTACCGGTACCAATGGCAAACCACATTTAGCGGGGAACACAGCGCTGCATTTTAATACTTCACACAGTGATAGTCATGCCATTATTGCGCTCTCCCGTCATCAGCTGGGCGTGGATATTGAACTGGCACGTCCGGATTTTGATTTCCGACCGGTTGCAGAAGTCCTTTTTTCTAAGGCTGAACTGGATTTTTTAGCCGCCAGTACTAACCCCGTCAAAGATTTCTTTATCCTCTGGACCAGAAAGGAAGCTTTTGTAAAAGCAACGGGCAAAGGGTTGGATAACCATGTTCAGTTACTGAGTTGTCTGGATGGAACGCAACTCATCCCTTCGTTGCTGACAACCACTGCTGAACACTGGAATATGCAGACTACCACGTTAGCTGCTGATTATTTACTCAGTATAGTTACACCGGCCGCATCAGTGCCCATCAATACTACTTTAGTAACCTTCAATGATGATTTATTACTAAACCGCTAAAAACGCTTAAAATCAGGTTTTCCTTTTCGACTTTTCCCAGGCAGCACTTTGGTTTTTCTGATAATACCGGACAATCCCGGCCAGTACAGCATAATTCATCATGCAGAAATAATAAGGAACGAATAAGGCCTTTACCCGGATATTCCGCTGTTCAAAATAAAACCCGATGACACTTAGTCCATAGAAAAGCACTTGCAAAGCAAATAACCACTGGTAAAAGGCTTCAGGCCAGGTCAATGCAATGATGCCGTTAAGTACAAAAACCAGGATCAAAAGAAAAGGTACAATCGTCCACCTTAAAACCCGGTGGCTGATATATTGAAAAGTAAATACAAAATTACGGAATGGATTTGCTGCTTTTTTAAGGCGCAGGATAGATTGTATCCCTCCTGCTGCTATTCTGATCTTTCTTTTAAGCTCTTCTTTGACATCTGCCGATGCAGTTTCCATGGCATAAGCAGCCGGTTCATAAGCAATCATATAACCATTTTCCGCGATGCGCATCGCAATCATGTGGTCATCAATGATCGTATCACTTTCAACAGGCTGATACAAGGCAGTTCTGATACTGAACAGTTCTCCTGCTGCCCCTACATTTGAATATAATTCATAATCCAGCTTCTTTAGTTTAGATTCATATTTCCAGTAAAATCCTTCCCCTGCCGAACTGGCATCGGCCGAAGCTTCCACCAGGATTCTTTTCTCTCCTGCAACAGCACCAACTTTGGGATTCTGGTAATGTTTCACCAATTCTTTAATCGCTTCCGTATTTAAAAAAGTATTCGCATCGGTAAATACGGTAATTGCCCCGTTAATCAAAGGGATAGCCCGTTTAATTGCGGCCATCTTCCCTGCTCTTAAATCCTGATGTAAAAGTGTTATTTCTTTAAACTGACCTACCTTTGCTGCGGTTTGGTCGGAAGAACCGTCGGTAATAAAAATCAGCTGAAGCTTATCTTCAGGGTAATCCAGCTCCAAAGTATTTTTTATCTTTTCTTCAATAATATCTTCTTCATTGTAGGCTGCGACCATTAATGTAACCGATGGCAAAACTGCATCTGCTTTAAAAACGAATGGTTTACTGAATAACCGCTTAATTTTCACCAGCAGATAAAGTATAAAACCATAACCCACAAACGTATATACAATCAGAAAAATGCTGATCCAAAAAACTATAATCATCAATATTTATATTTTAAAGCCTAAATCGTTACTATCTTTTGAATGGGTAAAATTCCATTTCAAACCCATAAACACCCAATGGATCAAATCTTTCCTATTCTTTCTGCTATACATCAATACCTGTTTCGGGCTGGCAATACCGATATAATACAAACTAAAAAGCAACGCATTCAGCCAGCTGGTATTTCTGCGGATAAACAGCATTCTGTTGCGGGTCATAAAGTAGGTTTTGATCTTACTTTCTTTTCCCACACTCATAGATTCTTTATGGTAAACCAGGGTACGGCCGGTAAACCAGATCTTTTTACCTGCTTTTTTAAATTTCTCGCACCAGTCCAGCTCTTCATAATACAGGAAAAAGTTATTTTCCATTAATCCTGCTATTTCCAGATCAGCCTTACGGCACATCATAGCAGCACCATGACAAAAAGCCGTTTCCTCAAAAACCTTGTCATATTGTCCCCGGTTAGTTTCCAGCGCGCCAATCGTCCTGTTCCGGCAGGTGATATAATTCATTTTGGTTGAACCTGCATACTGAATCACCTCCGGCGCATCAAAATACAATAACAAAGGAGAGATTAAACCGATTTCCGGATTTTTATCCAGCGCTCCGGTCAGCTCACTCACCAGGTTTCCGGTAATTTCGGTATCATTATTCAGAAATAAAAGATATTCACCTGTTGCTCTTGCAATTCCGAGGTTATTTCCACCTGCAAAGCCCAGGTTTTCAGCAGAAGAAATATAAATAAGTTCAGGATATGCTTTCAGAAAAACAGCAGAATGATCTTCACTGCTTCCGTTATCGACTAAAATAACCTCCACCCCGGCCAGATGCGTATGAAGCTTTACCGATTGAAGGAAATCCAGGGTTACTTCCGGCTGATTAAAATTAACGGTTATGATTGAAGTGCGTTTCATTCCTTGTAAAAGTAATAATTTCCGTACAGTAAACGGATACTAATGATTATGCCGTTGTGAGCAATAAGTAATCCAAAACGATAAGCGATAATTTTAGCCAGCTAAAAAGATTTTATAAATTCAGATTGTACAAGAGGATCTACAATTTGGGCAAAAAATGAGATTAAGAACTTTAAATTGAAATCAGCAATGAACAACAGTGATAAAATATTAAATTTATTGCCTGTTAGCATTTAAACATTAATTATTATAAAATAGCATTGCGCATTTTAATCACTTTTTAATACTGGCACCATTTTTTCTATAGGGTCGGTGTTACAGTTGACACGAAAACTTCATTAACTCTACCTGAAAATGCGTATTGCCCATTTGATCCTTACTTATACCAATCCTGAACAAACAGAGCGAATGATCAAAAGTTTATCTCATCCTAATTTTGATTTCTATATTCATGTAGATAAGAAATTTGACATCAATCCCCATTTATTCCTTAAAGATACCCCTAACGTTTATTTCATTAACAACAGGATCGATGTCAAATGGGCAGGTTTCAGTACAGTGACCGCAACCTTTGAATGTATCAAAGAAATTTCAAGAACAGGTATCAGGTATGATTTTATTAATTTTCTGAGCGGACAAGATTATCCGCTTAAATCTGCCGATCATATTAATGATTTCTTCATCAAAAACAAAGGTAAAGAGTTCTTAAGTTACCGTGACATCAAAAACGACTGGAAAGAAGGGCTGATCAGAATGGAAAAATATTTCCTGAGCAGCTATAACTTCGTTGGCAAATACAGGCTGGAAAACCTGATCAATAAAATCATGCCTAAAAGAAAACTCCCTTATAACCTGCATCCCTATGGTAAATCTATGTTCTGGATGTTAAGCCCGGAAGTTGCCTTACACGTAGTTCACACCGTCGAGAATGATAAGAAACTTAAATACTTCTTTTCTTTATGCTGGGCGAGTGATGAATTTGTTTTCCAGACCATACTATTGAATTCCAGGTACAAAGATAGAATTGTCAATAACAATTACCGGTATATTGACTGGTCAGCAGGGGGAGCTAACCCGAAAACGCTGGATGAAAGTGACTTCGAAAAAATTGCAGCTTCAGAAATGCTGTTTGCAAGAAAATTTAATATGTCCGAGCATCCGGAAATCCTCAATTTAATAGACAAGAACTTATTAGCAAATGGCGCACATACTTAATATACAAACTTTTAAAGACAGCAGAGGCATTTTGACAGTGCTTGATAATATTGTTCCTTTCGAAATTAAAAGACTATTCTACATCTACTCTGTAGATGATACTGACCGCGGAGGTCACAGACATCATGAAACCCATCAGGCCGCTATCTGTATCAAAGGATCCTGCAAAATCACCAACAATAACGGAAAAAAAACAGAGGTTTTTGACTTAGACAACCCTGAAAAATGTTTAATGCTCTTACCCGAAGACTGGCATGTGATGCACGATTTTTCAGCAGATGCAATTCTTTTAGTACTGGCCTCTACCGCATTTGATCCTAAAGACTATATCTATGAGCCTTATGATTCCATATGAAAGCCTGAAAATACTCAACCGTCCATTTGAAGAAAAGTTTAAAAGTAAGTTTGCTGATTTTCTGGATAAGGGATGGTATATACTCGGAGAAGAAGTTGCGCAGTTTGAACAGGAATATGCAGCTTACCACCAGGCAAATTATGTAGTTGGGGTGGCCAATGGCCTGGATGCACTGATCCTTTCCCTGCAATGCTGCAAATTCCGGAAAGGTGACGAAGTCATTGTCCCTTCTAACACCTATATCGCTACTATTCTGGCCATTATTCAGTGCGGCCTGACTCCTGTACTGGTTGAACCAGACAGTCATACCTATAATATTGATCCTGCAAAAATCTCCCTTGCCATTACCCCAAAAACTGTGGCTATCATGGTCGTTCATTTATATGGCCAATGCTGTGACATGGACCCCATACTGGAACTTGCCGGACAACATCAGCTGAAAGTAATTGAAGATTGCGCACAAGCACATGGCGCAAAATATAAAGGAAAATTAGCCGGAACTTTTGGTGATTTTGGTGCTTTTAGTTTTTATCCGACAAAGAATTTAGGTGCTCTGGGTGATGCAGGAGCTATTTTATGCCGCACAGCATCAGACTACGATAAACTCAAACAATTAAGAAATTATGGTTCGGAAAAGAAGTATCATAACGGAGTAATCGGTTATAATTCAAGACTGGACGAATTACAAGCTTCTTTTCTAAGGATTAAACTGCCTCACCTGGATGAAATTAATACCCATAAAAGAAAACTGGCAGCAATTTATACGGAACATTTGA from Pedobacter sp. WC2423 carries:
- a CDS encoding 4'-phosphopantetheinyl transferase superfamily protein; this encodes MSARLFCQYTETLPVNPVHPELTANALLAWTIDTGLYLNRIALLEKVLSVEEKNRAHRFHFERDTNRFIVRRALLKILLAAYLGCETQELNFVTGTNGKPHLAGNTALHFNTSHSDSHAIIALSRHQLGVDIELARPDFDFRPVAEVLFSKAELDFLAASTNPVKDFFILWTRKEAFVKATGKGLDNHVQLLSCLDGTQLIPSLLTTTAEHWNMQTTTLAADYLLSIVTPAASVPINTTLVTFNDDLLLNR
- a CDS encoding glycosyltransferase family 2 protein, with amino-acid sequence MIIVFWISIFLIVYTFVGYGFILYLLVKIKRLFSKPFVFKADAVLPSVTLMVAAYNEEDIIEEKIKNTLELDYPEDKLQLIFITDGSSDQTAAKVGQFKEITLLHQDLRAGKMAAIKRAIPLINGAITVFTDANTFLNTEAIKELVKHYQNPKVGAVAGEKRILVEASADASSAGEGFYWKYESKLKKLDYELYSNVGAAGELFSIRTALYQPVESDTIIDDHMIAMRIAENGYMIAYEPAAYAMETASADVKEELKRKIRIAAGGIQSILRLKKAANPFRNFVFTFQYISHRVLRWTIVPFLLILVFVLNGIIALTWPEAFYQWLFALQVLFYGLSVIGFYFEQRNIRVKALFVPYYFCMMNYAVLAGIVRYYQKNQSAAWEKSKRKT
- a CDS encoding glycosyltransferase family 2 protein, whose product is MKRTSIITVNFNQPEVTLDFLQSVKLHTHLAGVEVILVDNGSSEDHSAVFLKAYPELIYISSAENLGFAGGNNLGIARATGEYLLFLNNDTEITGNLVSELTGALDKNPEIGLISPLLLYFDAPEVIQYAGSTKMNYITCRNRTIGALETNRGQYDKVFEETAFCHGAAMMCRKADLEIAGLMENNFFLYYEELDWCEKFKKAGKKIWFTGRTLVYHKESMSVGKESKIKTYFMTRNRMLFIRRNTSWLNALLFSLYYIGIASPKQVLMYSRKNRKDLIHWVFMGLKWNFTHSKDSNDLGFKI
- a CDS encoding beta-1,6-N-acetylglucosaminyltransferase; amino-acid sequence: MRIAHLILTYTNPEQTERMIKSLSHPNFDFYIHVDKKFDINPHLFLKDTPNVYFINNRIDVKWAGFSTVTATFECIKEISRTGIRYDFINFLSGQDYPLKSADHINDFFIKNKGKEFLSYRDIKNDWKEGLIRMEKYFLSSYNFVGKYRLENLINKIMPKRKLPYNLHPYGKSMFWMLSPEVALHVVHTVENDKKLKYFFSLCWASDEFVFQTILLNSRYKDRIVNNNYRYIDWSAGGANPKTLDESDFEKIAASEMLFARKFNMSEHPEILNLIDKNLLANGAHT
- a CDS encoding FdtA/QdtA family cupin domain-containing protein; protein product: MAHILNIQTFKDSRGILTVLDNIVPFEIKRLFYIYSVDDTDRGGHRHHETHQAAICIKGSCKITNNNGKKTEVFDLDNPEKCLMLLPEDWHVMHDFSADAILLVLASTAFDPKDYIYEPYDSI
- a CDS encoding DegT/DnrJ/EryC1/StrS family aminotransferase → MIPYESLKILNRPFEEKFKSKFADFLDKGWYILGEEVAQFEQEYAAYHQANYVVGVANGLDALILSLQCCKFRKGDEVIVPSNTYIATILAIIQCGLTPVLVEPDSHTYNIDPAKISLAITPKTVAIMVVHLYGQCCDMDPILELAGQHQLKVIEDCAQAHGAKYKGKLAGTFGDFGAFSFYPTKNLGALGDAGAILCRTASDYDKLKQLRNYGSEKKYHNGVIGYNSRLDELQASFLRIKLPHLDEINTHKRKLAAIYTEHLSDSFVKPKLNPDFYNVYHIYNILHPERDQLKQYLLEHQIGTEVHYPVAPQDQVALKDILQSFDYPISAKIHQQTLSLPCSFAHTEEEIFRVTEVMNKFHLK